A genomic region of Papaver somniferum cultivar HN1 chromosome 7, ASM357369v1, whole genome shotgun sequence contains the following coding sequences:
- the LOC113293023 gene encoding uncharacterized protein LOC113293023: MGMARTPSLRNGEYLEGMINEYVNGKGKSSRGHKSTKLVAALTCLQFAFAIYATFLLYYMSPTVDLRIGATKIAQHWKQFIVPPNVAGRYQEASSVLVEETPALGVTEVCEHEKIDFEQKKSDDAQMIKLKRELYDQVLDFQSKSVGTETLKELMAMKSTWNVRGPKIPKITVILNHFKRKTLCSQLESLLHQTLPFHNVWVLSFGSPNELSLKRIVDSYNDSRISFISSSYDFKYYGRFQMALQTDADLVYLLDDDMIPGTKMLEILSHVAGTDKYKNSVLGSIGRILPFRQKDFTFPSYRKFRSKEAGLYLPDPAYDITVDKIVQVDFLSSSWFLSAELVKTLFIETPATFMTGEDLHLSYQLQKYRGAGSFVLPVDPLDKETWGDSEHRLAYVSETTVIFKDIVQVRDDQWWRALATGYVTQWAAMHPQKIDALFYAHSLEEVKALEPLLEKFRTTVGRKAYIAIPGGKFCPCEEAASSMKWPKSVCRERRFKIFDLGIGALSELSDSEVPVLHAVYSSMKGLIKIHNPTVLITVSDIDPNIKKALKMASETNSNQTTHILLPRSSVSRVLWMADLRPTALPNWNKMRISVNIITQNRASSLLRLLNSLKNAHYLGDDIPISFNMDSKVDAETIRLVNSFEWPHGTKTFRRRIIQGGLIRAVSESWYPASDDDFGLLLEDDIEVSPYYYLWIKYVLLAYHYDPQVSLPELSSISLYTPRLVEVVKERPKWNATEFFKNIHPNTPYLHQLPCSWGAVFFPKQWREFYVYMNMRFTEDPKKNQVQIPKSRTNGWQASWKKFLIDMMYLRGYVSLYPNFPNQASFSTNHMEPGAHISAKDNVLKHKIEDFEVPLLKDDFRGFLPGGKLPPASRLPSINLFNQAVSLKGLKAAGAKLKQDVIGCAPTDVLVVDHDTGLPSRCAKF, encoded by the exons ATGGGTATGGCTCGAACACCGAGTTTGAGAAATGGGGAATACTTGGAAGGCATGATAAATGAATATGTCAATGGAAAGGGGAAGTCTAGCAGAGGTCACAAGAGTACTAAACTTGTTGCAGCTCTTACATGTTTACAGTTCGCATTTGCAATTTACGCAACATTCCTTCTTTACTATATGAGTCCTACTGTGGATTTGCGTATAGGGGCTACTAAGATTGCACAGCACTGGAAACAGTTTATTGTCCCTCCTAACGTAGCTGGACGGTATCAAGAAGCTTCCTCTGTTCTTGTAGAAGAAACTCCGGCTTTGGGAGTAACCGAAGTATGCGAGCATGAGAAGATCGATTTCGAACAGAAGAAATCAGATGATGCACAAATGATCAAGCTGAAGAGAGAATTATACGACCAGGTGTTGGATTTTCAGAGCAAATCCGTTGGTACAGAAACTCTCAAAGAGCTTATGGCAATGAAGTCGACGTGGAATGTACGAGGTCCTAAAATCCCGAAAATCACCGTGATTTTAAACCATTTCAAGAGGAAGACACTATGTTCGCAGTTAGAGTCCCTTCTCCATCAAACCCTTCCATTCCACAATGTATGGGTGCTCTCGTTCGGAAGTCCTAACGAGCTCTCATTGAAAAGAATTGTTGATAGTTATAACGATTCCAGGATAAGTTTCATCAGTTCTAGTTATGATTTCAAGTACTATGGAAGGTTTCAGATGGCTTTACAAACGGATGCGGATCTTGTGTACCTTCTTGACGATGACATGATCCCTGGGACAAAGATGTTAGAGATTCTGTCTCATGTAGCAGGAACTGACAAGTATAAGAACTCGGTACTGGGAAGTATTGGAAGGATCTTACCTTTTAGACAAAAGGATTTTACTTTCCCGAGTTATAGAAAGTTTCGATCCAAGGAAGCTGGACTTTATTTGCCTGATCCTGCTTATGATATCACCGTCGACAAGATCGTTCAAGTGGATTTCTTATCGAGTTCTTGGTTTTTATCAGCCGAGCTTGTCAAAACACTCTTCATTGAAACTCCTGCCACCTTCATGACCGGAGAAGATTTACATCTCAG TTATCAGCTTCAGAAGTATAGAGGTGCTGGTTCTTTTGTACTGCCGGTTGATCCACTTGACAAGGAAACTTGGGGTGACAGTGAACATAGGCTCGCTTATGTGTCCGAGACCACTGTAATTTTCAAAGATATTGTTCAAGTTCGCGATGATCAATGGTGGCGAGCACTTGCTACGGGTTATGTGACACAATGGGCTGCAATGCACCCACAAAAGATAGATGCTCTTTTCTATGCTCATTCTCTGGAAGAAGTGAAAGCACTCGAGCCCCTTCTGGAGAAATTCAGAACCACTGTTGGGAGAAAGGCTTACATTGCCATTCCAGGGGGAAAGTTCTGTCCTTGTGAAGAAGCTGCAAGTTCTATGAAATGGCCTAAGTCAGTTTGCCGAGAGAGAAGATTTAAAATTTTCGACTTGGGAATTGGGGCTCTTTCGGAGTTATCGGATTCTGAAGTTCCTGTTTTACATGCAGTTTATTCCAGCATGAAAGGTTTGATCAAAATTCATAACCCAACTGTGTTAATTACTGTGTCTGACATCGATCCAAATATCAAGAAAGCTCTGAAAATGGCATCAGAGACCAACTCGAACCAAACAACACATATTCTTCTACCAAGGTCCTCAGTGTCCAGGGTTCTGTGGATGGCTGATCTACGACCAACTGCATTGCCAA ATTGGAATAAAATGAGAATTTCTGTGAACATAATCACCCAAAACCGTGCTTCGTCGCTCTTAAGACTTCTCAACTCTCTTAAAAACGCCCACTATCTTGGAGATGACATCCCTATCAGCTTCAACATGGATAGCAAAGTTGATGCCGAGACTATAAGGCTTGTGAATTCATTTGAATGGCCTCACGGTACAAAGACATTCCGGAGAAGAATCATTCAAGGAGGACTGATTCGAGCTGTCAGCGAAAGTTGGTACCCAGCATCAGATGACGATTTCGGTCTTTTACTTGAAGATGACATTGAAGTTTCGCCGTACTactacttatggatcaaatacgTCTTGTTAGCTTACCATTACGACCCCCAAGTGTCTCTCCCTGAGCTTTCCTCCATCTCGCTCTACACCCCGCGGTTGGTCGAAGTGGTTAAAGAGAGACCCAAGTGGAATGCAACTGAATTCTTCAAAAATATCCATCCAAATACACCTTATCTCCATCAATTGCCTTGCAGTTGGGGAGCAGTTTTCTTCCCCAAGCAATGGAGAGAATTCTACGTCTACATGAACATGAGATTCACCGAAGACCCAAAGAAAAACCAAGTTCAAATTCCAAAGTCTAGAACAAATGGATGGCAAGCTTCATGGAAGAAATTCTTAATCGATATGATGTACCTTAGAGGGTATGTGAGCCTTTACCCGAATTTCCCAAATCAAGCTAGCTtctcaaccaatcatatggagcCGGGAGCTCATATCAGTGCAAAGGATAACGTTCTTAAACACAAGATAGAAGATTTTGAAGTTCCATTATTGAAGGACGATTTTCGTGGGTTTTTACCAGGAGGTAAATTACCTCCAGCTTCAAGACTACCATCCATAAATCTCTTCAACCAAGCAGTCTCTTTGAAAGGACTGAAAGCTGCAGGGGCCAAGCTTAAACAAGACGTGATCGGTTGCGCTCCAACCGATGTCCTTGTTGTCGATCATGACACCGGTTTGCCTAGCCGTTGTGCGAAATTCTGA